Within Thermus sp. CCB_US3_UF1, the genomic segment GCCCACTGCTATTCTGGGTATAAACGAGAAAATAACGGTTCGTTCATTAGTAGCGTTGGTGACATCCCTAAACCCCAACAACCACCCCCTCCCCCACCGCCACGCCTCCTTGCCCCGCTGCCCCCGCCCCTCGAGGCGCCCCTCCACCTCCTCGGCCCGGACCCAGTAGCGGGGCAGGGGGAGGTAAGCAGGGTCCTGGTGCTCCCCAAGGGTGGTTTCCCGGGTGTCCTCCCCGTCGTAGGTGGCGAAGCGGTGGTCGTAGTGCCAGATGAGCTTGGCCTCGTAGAGGGGCAGGTAGATCTCCTTCCCCCGCAGGAAGCGGTTGCCCTCCAGGTGGAAGCCCTGGGCCTCGAGGTCGGCCCGGGTGTGGAAGAGGTGGGAGTCGCTGGTCATGTTGAAAAGCCCCTGGCGGAAGCGTACATTCCAGGGGTTCTCCTCCGGCTCCTCCCGCCAGAGTACGGGCACCTTCTCGTAGATGGCCCGGGTGAGCTCGGCGTCCTGGCGGGTGCGGAAGACGGGGCAGGTCCTGGTGTTGGGGTTGAGGAGGGCGAAGTCCCGGGGTGCAAGGCGGAACTGGCGCACAGGGTCCTGGGCCTGGTCGGGCTGGGTGAGGAAGAAGGCCAGGCGGGCGGGTTCCGGGGAAGGGGGGCGGAGGGCGAGGACGGCGAACTTGATGCGGCTGTCTATGCCCGGGAAGAGCCTCTCCCGATTCTCAAAGTCCAGGAGGGTGGATACCTCCCCCTTTTCCACCAGGTGGGCGAAGAACTCCTTGTTGGAGTCGTCGGTGGCGATGCCCGTGGGCACGATGAGCCCCACCCGCCCCCGTGGGGAACGGAGGCGGTAGGCCAGCTCGGCGAAATACCGGTAGGTGTTGGCGTCTCCTTTGCTCGTAAGGGGGAAGCGGTTGGAGTTACGTGCAAACTGGACGGTTGTGCTGATGGAGCGGATATGTTCTTTCCACTTTTCAAAGAGATCGGGGTCTGTTTGTGAAAGCTTTTCTATGGTCTCCTTACGCTTTTTTCCTGGGAGGGCGGCAATATGGGGAGCTCTTTCAGCAAAGAATTCCTCTTCTTTAGGCTCCATAACCTCCCACGGCGGGTTCCCAAGGACCACATCAAACCCACCCGCCCTGAAGACCTCGGGGAACTCCAGCCACCAGTGGAAGAAGCGGTGCCGGCGCTTGGCTACCTGGATGGCGGCCAGGGTAGGTGGGTTCAGGTAGGAACTTTGGCCAAGTTGCTCCAAAGAAGCCCGGCTTTGTTGCGCAAGCCAGTTGAGCCCTTCGGCGTCGGGAAGGCGCACCCCAGGAGCTGGGCGAAGGAAGAAGGCGGCTGTCCAGTAGTCGGCGAAAAGCTCCATCTTACGCACTTCCTCGCTTTCGCGCCACGCCTGGTAGCGGCGCCGCTTTTCCTCCACCTGCTCGGCGCTTTCCTCTTCAAAGTCCAGGAAGGGTGGGCTGGGGGGCGCGAAAAGCAGGGTGCCCCCTCCGGGTCCGAAGCGCAGGGACTTGCGCACCTCTTTGGGAATGTCCTCCCGGTCGTAAGCCTCTTTGGGTATACCCTTCTCCAGGAAGTCCTGGGGGGCGCCTACCAAGGAGTTGCCCACCTTTAGGTGGTGGTCTAGGAAGGAAAGGGGTTTGCTCCTATCCGCCGAGGCCACCCATAGGGAAAGTTTGGCCAGCTCCACGGCCATGGGGTTGAGGTCCACGCCATAAAGGCAACGGGTAGCCACCAGGTGGCGGGCGGCGTAAAGGGCTTCTGGGTCGCCCTTAGACTGACCCCTCACCTCCAGTAGCTTTTCCGCCAGGTACTCCAGGGCCGAGATGAGGAAAGCCCCGGAACCCATGGCCGGATCCACTACCTTGATGGACAGGATGGCCTCTTCCTGGCGCTCAGGGTCATCCCCCGCTGCTTTCAGCCTCTCTTCCACCACGGGGGCCAGGGCCTCCTGCACCACAAGCTGGACCAGCTCCCGGGGAGTGTAGTAACTTCCCGAAAGCTTTTTATCCAGAAGGTGGCTTTCCAGGGAGTACCGCCCTTCCACCAAACGGGGAGTTAGGGCAAGGATGCCCTCGTAGACGTGGCCGATTTCCTCCACCTCGAGGTCCCGGTAGTTGATGCGCTCCAGGGCTCCCTCCCGTTCCAAGTGGGTTAGGTGGCGGATGGCCCGCAGGAGCTGGCTGTTGGTGGGGCGCGGAAGCTCGGGAAAGCGCGCCCGCTCCCCCGGATTGGACACCCCACCCGTGAGGATGCGAAGGTTTTCCGGGGCAAAGAGCTCCCCGTTGAGGGCCGGCACCCCCAAGCGGGCGTCCCCCCGGTAGACCAAGTGGAAGGTGAGCAGGAGCTTTTCCCAAAGGTCCGTGTTCCGGTCTTCCCCGTAGGGGTTATCCCGGGCCGCCCGCTCCCTCAAGGCGGAGATGCTGTACTCCCGTTCGTAAACCCAAGAAAGCTCGCCCCCGGTGGGGATAAGGCCCCGGCTTTCGGCGTAAAGCAGGAAGAGGATGCGGTACACCAGGCGCAACAGCTCGGCATGGTAGGCCGCAAGCCTCTCCGGATCGTTTAGCTCTTGCCGCAGGGACTCGTTCAGGAAGGCGTTGCCCAGGATCTCCAGGGCCTCCACCACTCCCTTGCGCAAAGCGTCCCGGGCCCGGATACCCGTCTGCCGGGCCGTCTCATAGTAACGCTCCAGGGGAGTCTTCCCGTCCTTACCCTTCTGGAAGCGGCTTGGCGATAGGAGGAGCAAGAGGATTTGAAACTCCCGCAAAGCCTGCTCACGCGGCGCCTCAAAAAGCTCCACCAAGTTGAAGGCCACGTATCCAGGCAGGGATACATGGTAATACTTGCGAAGGAGCCGCACCTCCCAGGGGGCTGCCACCACACCCCAGTCCTGGTGGGGGTGGGCGTTTAGGTAGCCCTGGACCAAGCCTTGGGGGCTTTTTTCCCGGCGGTTGGGTCGTAGGTCCAGCTCCCCCGCCACCAGATGAAGGGGGGGGGCTTCTTCCCCATCCCATCCCCGGTGGCTTATGGGGAAGGCCTGCTCACCCACCACCAGATGGCTCCGGTTGTACACGGGCTGGAAGCCCAGGGCGCGGAAAAGGGGAAGGAGCCAGGATTCCCGGGCCCGGGAGGTATCCCTTAGTTCATAAAGGGGCTTGTGGCGCTCGTAAAGGTTAAGGAGGAGGTAGAAGCGGTTTCGCAGCTCCTCCGGGGTTAGGGAAAGTTCCTTTAGGGCCTCAGGATGGCCCAAGGTTTGCAAAAACTCCTCGGTGAAAATCCCACCGGAAAGGCGAATGGCATGGAACATGCGCCACCTCCTTAGCGCAAGGCTGCTGGGGCCAACAGGGTGATGGCCAAAAGCTCGTGCCCCAGAAGCTCCAACCGGTCTAGCTCGCGAAAGGCTTCGGGAAGCGTTCCGTAGGCGCGCTCCAAGTCTCGTTTGAGGGCTTCCCGTTCCGCTTTCAGACGGGCTAGGGCCTCCTCGGCTCCCCGGCGGCCTAGGGCCTCGAGGGGGGTTCGCAAGGCATCCGCCGCCAACAGTTGGGCCTGCTCCCGGCTAAGGGCCGGCGCTGCCTTTAGGCGGGCTCGCCAGAGGGCTTCGGCCTCCTTGGGTGGCACCTCGGCGCCATCCAAAAGGCGAAGGGCGCGCCGGTAGAGGGTTTCCAGTACCTCACCCCCGGGGCCCAAAAACCGGGCCCGGAAATGGTAAAAGGCTACAGGTGGCGTGCCCAAAGGCGCCCGCAAGGCCAGAAGAGCGGTCCGCGCCCCGTCCAAATCCCGGTAGGCCCGGTAGCGTAGGTAAGACACCAGGTGCTCCACCAAGGGGTGGGATAGGTCCAGCACCTCCACCCCTAGGGGAGCCTCCGGGTCAAAGCTAAAGGGTCCGAACCTAGCCGGAAGGCCAGGCACGGCCTCTCCTGCATCCCGCTCGGCGGTGTAGGGGTCCTCTCCCCAAACGCGCCAGCCCAGGTAGCGGAGGCCGTCCAGGACAAACCCTTCCAGGGCCTTGGGGTTTCCTGCCCGCTCCAAGGCTTGCTGCAGACGCTTTTCCACGTCCGGCAGGCTAAACTCACTATGCCCGTAAAAGCCTTCCTGGACTGCGCGCCTGGCCCCTTCCAGCTCCCGGTCCTCCACCTCGGCAAAGAGGGAGGCTTGTAGACGGCGCTCCTGCCGCCAGTCTTGCTTCCAGAGGGCCTCGAGGCGCTCCCTCAAGTAGGCTTCCTCTCCGAAGAAGGCCGGGACCACCCCAAGTTCCCGCCGAATCCGCTCGGCCTTCTCCAAAAGCAAGTGGAAAACCGCCACGTCAAAGGATTGCTCGTAGTAAAAAGTACGGATCCGCACCCTTGGTTCGGGCTGGCCGAAGCGGTCAATGCGGCCATTGCGCTGCTCAAGGCGGTTGGGGTTCCAAGGAAGGTCGTAATGGATGAGCTGGGCGGCGTAGTGTTGCAGGTTGAGCCCTTCGGAAAACACATCGGTGGCTATAAGAAGGGCAGGGCTTTCCTGAGCAAAGGCCTTTAGCACCTCATCCCGGTCCTCCTCGCTCATCTCCCCATGCACGGCAAAGACGGGATAGGGCAGGTTCGGGCCCAGCTTCTCCACCAGGTACTCCAGGGTATCGCGGTAGCGGGTAAAGAGTAAGGTCCGCCCTTTACCGAAAAGGAAAGGTTGGGTGAGCAGATCCCGAAGCCTTTCCAGCTTGCTATCCTTACGCCATCCTTTTAGGTATCGGAGAAGTGTCTCCAAATAGCCCTTTTCCGCTTGGGCGCGGGCCCGGTCGGCCAGGCTGAGCTCGAGGCCCACCTCTGCTTCCTCGGGCAAAAGTCGGTCTGGGGTTGTGTCAAAAAGGGCGGCCTCCTCTTCCCCTGTGATCCCTTGCCCTTCGGTAAGGAGATTTTCCAAAAGGCCCTTGCGGCGCTCCAGGCTTCTTTCCAGCGCCCGAGGGGAACTGGTGGCCCGGCGCATGAGGTGCATGGCCAGCCAGCGACCGAGCACCGGAACCTTGGCGGGGTCCGGATCGTACACCTCGGCCTGGTAGCGGCGCACCGCCTCAAAAAGCTCCAGTTCCGCCCGGTTTGGGTTCACGGCCTCTTCCTTGGTCTCCCGTTCGGGGAAGGGGCTTTTTTTCCCTTCTTTGCGGAACCACTCCTCCACATCCTTCCTGCGCCGCTGCACCACGTGCTTTTTGGCCACCTCTCGGTCCAACGTCCCGTTTTTAAAAAGCCCTAGGCCCAAGGCATCCAAGTGCTCTAGAAGGCTATAAAAGCTTTCGGTGTAACCATTGTGGGGCGTGGCCGTGAGGAGAAGCAGATGGGGTACCCGGCGGGCCAGTTCCCGCACCAAACGGTAGCGTTCCATCTGCTTACCCTTCTCCGTGGGCGGGCGGGCGGCCATGTGGGCCTCGTCCACCAAAAGCAGGTCAAAATCTTGCAAAAGCACCAGCTGCCGCACATCGCCCTGCTTGGCGTAGTCCACGCTGGCAATGATGCGGTCAAAGTGTGCCCAGGGATTGGCCCCCGGCGGAAGGGTTCGGGCCAGCCGTTTGAGATTGGGGCCGGAAAGCACCGCGAAGTCCAAGTGGAAGAAGCGCCGCAAGGCCTCCTGCCATTGGCCGAGCAAGTGGGCAGGGGCCAGGATCAACACCCGGCGCGCCTTGTTGCGCAAAAGGAGTTCCTTGATGATAAGGCCCGCTTCCACGGTCTTGCCAAGGCCCACGTCGTCGGCGATGAGGAGGCGCACCTTGGGCTGCCGCAAGGCCATGAGAAGCGGCACAAGCTGGTAGTTGGCAGGGACCACCCGGGAGCGTTGCAGGGCTAGGAAGGGCGCATCGGCGTGGAGCGTGGCCAGGTCCAGGGCCTGGAGGAGGAGATCGTGCAGCGCCGGGTCCCCTGGCCGCTCAGGGGGGAGGCCCAGGGTGGTCAGCTCCAAGGCCTCTCCCTCCAGGGGTAGATAGAAAAGGGTTTCCTCCTCGGAGTCCACCGTCCTGGCCACAAGCACATCTCCCTGCCGCCGCTCTAAGCGGAAATCACGGCCTCGGGCGCGAAAAAGGGCCCCGGGTTGGAGCATGTCCACGTTCATCCCAAGTCCTCCTTAGTCAAGCTACCCAGGACCTACCCAGTCCATCAATCCCGTTTTTTCAGAGGGAAAAGGTCTGCCTCTGCTTTGGGGGTGGGGTTACCCCATGTGGCCTCAAAGAAAAAGCCATGCTCTGCTCTGGCAAGCTCAGAGGGGGTCAACAAGGGTCTGATCAGATGCATCTCCAGCGCCCTTGCGGGGGTATAGGTGATGATTTTGTACCGGTTTCCCGGCTCCAGCTGGTCCTCCGATTCCTTTAGGAATCTTTGCACAAGTTTCACCACCGCTTCCAGAGAAGGAGCCGGCTCTAGAACCTTTGCATCGCTCAGTATCTCCCACGTGTAGTCCCAAAACCCAGAAGGGCGGTACACCCGAACTAGAGCAATCCCTAGTATATCGCCCTTCACGGCTACTATTTCGCCCTTAAGCCCCCACTTGTTCCCTCTGAGCTCTACGGGGACATAGGTCCTAACGGAATAGATCCTCACCTCACCAATGGCTTCAAACCCCTTCTCCTCCGGTTTTGGATGAAGGCAGTAAAGCTTGAGGTTTACCATGGGGGGGCGTTCAAAGGAGCAGTACTGTCCAATATTCTCAACGAATGGTAAGGCAGCTTCTAGGATATATTCCTCGTAGGTTTTGCTGTCTGCGATTTTTCTTGGCTCCCCTTTCGGCAAGCTATCAGAATGGCCCACGACAAGGGGAACTTCTCTCCCATAGCCGAGGGCTTCCGCCTTCTCCCTTACCTCTTGGTAATCCGGAGCTACTACAACCACCTCGAGGCCCTGATGGCTCACGAGGAGGCGCCCATCAGACAAGTTTTCTACCAGTTTCAAGCTCATGGTGCCCCCTACCGCTTGTCGTCCCTCATTCCTCAGGTCCCAGCTCATACTCCCCCGTGTAGGGGTTCTGCCGAGGCTCCCAGCCCTCGGGGACGGCCTCGTAGCGCCCCGTATAGGGGTTCCACCGGTCCACCAGCCCCTCCCCCCGCTTGCGGTAGCGGCGGGTAAAGGGGGTGTAGTCCGTCTCCCGCTGCCTCCCGAACTCGTACCCCCCCTCGTACTCGTTCTGCACCGGCTCCTGGTCCTTCTCGGCGTACTCGTACCTCCCCGTGTAGGGGTTGTACCGGATGGGCATCCCCCCCACCTCCTCCCTACCCCAAAAGGCCCAGCGTCCTAAACAGGTCTTCCAGATCGTCCCCGCCCTCTATCCAGAGGAGAAACTGGCCAATCCCCGAAAAGGCGGTGGCCAGGAAGTTGCGGAGCTGGGCCTCGGTAACCCCCTCTTCCAGGTCCACATGGTAGTCCAACAAGAGCTCCCCTCCCCTGACCAAGGCCCGGGGCCAGCGCCTGGTCCCGTTCCACTCGTTGGCCTTGGCCAGGAGCTCCTCGGGCTCCATGGGCGGATGCCCCTTCACCAGGGCGATGACGGCCAGGACCTGGTTCGCCGAACCCTGAGGGGCCACGTTCACCAGGGCCATGGGGTTGGCCGAGGGGTCCTTCTTGAAAAGGACCAGGAACTCACCGTCCTCGTTCACAAGCACCTTGAGCCCCATGGCCTTCAAAGCCCTGCCGATGCGCTCCGCCGTAAGGGGTTCCACGGGTTGGACCATGCCTCACCTCCCTTGTCCTTCCCCTTCTTCCTCTTCCTCCGCCAAGGAAGCCTCGGATACCCTGGCCCTGAGGTGGGCCTTAGGGTCCTGGGCCTCCAGAACCGCCAGGAGCTCCAAAAGCCGCCCTGAGAACCCCGCCACCCGGCTCACCCCGCCCTCGGGAAAGGCCAGGGGGCCGTAGCCCGCCACGTTCACCACGTGGGCCACCCGGGAAGGGTCCTCCCCCAGCCAGCGGCGCAAGGGGGTGTAGGCGTCGTCGGCCACCTGCTCGTCGGTGAGGATGACCACCCGTGGGCCTGGGAAGGCGGGGAGGGTCCTCCTGAGGGCCTCACCCAGGTAGGTTCCACCGCCGCCTGCTTCCAGGAGGTGGCGCACCATCTGGCCCAGGGGGGCATCCGGCCCGTAGGGGAGGGGGATGGTGTGGCGGTCAAAGCCGTAGAGCTGGCCCCCCGTGGCCCGGTAGAGCAGGGCCCCCAGGGAGGCCGCGGCCAGGGCGTAGGTGGCCTGGCTCCGGGCGCTTAGGGGTTGGTACATGGACCCGGAAACGTCCACCAGGACCAGGCTCTCCCCCTGGAAGGGCAGGGAGGGAAGGGAGGCTTCCAGGGCCCCTTCCAGGGCGGAAAGGACCGCCTGGGGATACCCCAGCTCCTCCCCCTGCAGGAGGGCCTGGAGCCACTGGTAGGGGAAGAGCCCCCAACGGGCCACCCTGGGGTCCCCCAGGCGCTGGGCCAACCACGCCTGGACCCCGGGGTCCTCCAGGAGGCCGTGGCGGTGGAGGTTGTTGAGGTTGCGCACCAGGGCCAGGCCCGAGAGGTGGGGCAGGGCCTCCCGCCAGGCCTCGGGGGTGCTCCCCTTCCGGGAGAGGATCCTCTCCCAGGTGGGGCGTTCCGCCAAAAGGGTTTCCACCAAGGCCCGGGCCTCGGGCTGGGCCTCCCGGCCCCGCACCAGCCACTCGTAGACCAGGGCGTGCTCCCGGTCAGGGGCCTTGGGGTGGCAGAGGATCAGGGCGTCCCGCTGGCGAAAGCCCCGCCCCTCCCAGCGGTACTTGAGGAGGGCCTGGGGACTCATGGCGTTGAGGCGCTGGGCCACGGCCCGCTTCAGGGCCTTGCGGATCCTCCACCCCTGGGCCCTGGTGTAGGCCAGGGTTTCCAGGTGCTCATCCCCGCGAAGCCATACCCTCTGGGCTGCCCCCTCGGCCACCTCCACCGGCCCCCACCAGAAAAGGTGGGCCACCAGGGCGCTGGGACCCGAGCGCAGGCCCAGGACCTGACGGGCATAGGTGGCCAACAGGGCCACGAACTCCGGGTCCTGCTGGGTGACCTCCGCGGCCAGGGCGGTGAAGCGGGCCTCCCGCTCCTCCGCCCCTTCGTAAAAGAGGTCGCCGGAAAAGAGGCTGCCGGCCACGAGGAGGAGGAGCTCCCCTTGGGGGCTTGCGGGGAACCCCCTGCCGCCCTGGTGGGTGGGGTGGACACGTGGCCCTGGGTTGAGGGGCATGGGTCACCTCCTGGGGCAAAAGCCCAGAGCCCACGACGGGGCTATAGGGTGGGCCTTTGCGGAACGCTCAGATTATCGGGGGATTTTCACCTTGGCCTGCCTGCCGCCGAACCTTCCGGGTGTTGAGGGTGCCCGGGGATGTTCGCGCCTCGGGTTTGGGTTTCCACCCTTGGCTCAGTCGGCCAGATGACTGAGAAGGAACCGACGCGCCGCGCCGCCGGGCAAGAAGAGAACCTACCACACCCCAAGCTTTCTTGCAAGAGGCCCTGGAAAGGCAAAGGGGAAAAGTGGCCTCCTACAGACATTTTTGCGAATGGGTATAGCGTGGACGTGCGTCCCCACTGGGGGCAGCAGTCCGTTCTTCCCCACAACTCGCCTTGGCCAAGACTTGGAACCTCCGGTCGTGTAAGGATTTATGTGTAAGGGTCCGTGTTTAATAGGGGGGCACACCTTAGCACGAGGAGGTGCCCCGTGGACCAGGATACCTTGCGGATCTTGCTGAGGGAAGCGGTGCGGGAGACAGTAGCCGAGGTTCTGCAGACGGTTCTGGAGCTGGACCGGACGGCCTTCTTGCAGGTGCACGGAGGCCGCAGGAACGGCTACTACCCCCGCAAGCTGGAGACCACCTTCGGCCAGGTGGACCTGAAGGTCCCTAGGGATCGGGAATCTCGGTATTACCCGGCTTTCCTTAAGCCCTACGTCCGCCGCCTGGTGGACGTGGGGGAAGTGGCGGTAGCCCTTTACGCCGCCGGGGTCAGTCAGCGCAAGGCGGCCGAGATACTGAGCCTGCTCTTAGGCCACCGCTACTCCCACGAGACCCTGAGCGCCCTGACGGACGAGGTCCTGGAGGCGGCAGGAGCCTTCCGCACCCGGCCTTTGCCCGAGGAGATGGCCTTCGTCTACCTGGACGGGCTTTCCCTAAAGGTCTTCAGGGAAGGAGAAGGGATCGTACGGGAAAGCGTGTATGTGGCCCTGGGCATCGCCCCTAATGGGGAGAGGCGGGTCCTGGGGTTTTGGCTGTTGCCCACGGAGAGCGCCCTGGGATGGGAGGGGGTCCTGGGGGAGCTTTGGCAGCGGGGCCTGCGGCGGGTATTGCTCTTCATCACCGACGGGCTGCCCGGGCTTCCTGAAGCGATCCGCAGGGTCTACCCTCAGGCGGAATGGCAGCGGTGCGTGGTGCACGGGGTGCGGTGGAGCCTGTCCCAGGTGCGGGCGCGGGACCGGGGCCTGCTGGCGGAGGACCTGAGGCGGGTGTACGGGGCGGAGAGCCGGGAAGAAGCTCTTGGGGCCTTGGAGGAGGTGAAGGCCGCCTGGGGTTCGCGGTACCCGGGGGTGGTGGGGCTTTGGGTACAGGATTCGGGGGCCTTCCTGCGGTTCTACGGGTACCCCAAGGTGCTTTGGCCGTACCTGCGGAGCACCAACCTGATGGAGCGGTTTATCCGGGAAGTGCGGCGGGGGACGAAGGTGCGGGACCACAAGTTTCCTAAGGAAGAGGCGGTGTACAAGCTTCTTTACCTGGAGTCGGAGAGGCAGGAAGGGAGGTGGGCAGAACGGAAACTAAAGGGGTTCTCGGAGGTGAAGGAGGTGCTGGAGAAGATGCTTCAGGAGCGGTATGCCCCCCGTACACAGACTCTTACACATAACTCTTGACACGACCCTGGGGGCGCGTCCGGCTAATGGCCGGAGGGGTTCTTGAAAAGGGTGCTCTTCGAAGCCCTGCCCTAGGGGACATGGCAATTTTGCCTTTCTCAAGGCTTAGCGGGGGTAAACCGAGGGTTTTTGCTGTGTAGATCATCTGTAGTCCCCACGCACGTGGGGATGGACCGTTCCGTGCCGCCTCCCATATCTCTCCCGCCTTGTAGTCCCCACGCACGTGGGGATGGACCGGCATCTTTCGCGAACATGGGCGGCGCCCCCCGTAGTCCCCACGCACGTGGGGATGGACCCGGGAGGGCCTCGTTCAAAACTTCCCTCCCCTCGTAGTCCCCACGCACGTGGGGATGGACCGCTATTCGGAAAGGCAAAAGGTTACCACAACCCTGGTCAACCCCTTTGAAGGGCCATCAACCCCGGACACTTTGGGAGCCGAAATAGAAACCCTACACCGTACCGAAAATCCCCATCAAGGGGGAAAGGACTATCCCTGATAGCTTGATGAGATCGTGTCTCCTCGTGCTCCGCCAAGCACCGGATGGCCTCCAGGTCCTTCTCGGTCAAGTTCATGCTGACCTGCTTCACCTTCCTTCATCCCCTTCCCCCCTCCAAGCCTGACGGGCGTGTCGCCGTGTGGATATTAGGCACATGCAGTATGTCCTAAAAGCACCCATCTGGCGAGGGGTGCCCCTGGGGGCATCTTGCCCCCACCGGGTCTAGCCCCAGACCCTACGCCACCAGGGCCTTCCTTCCCCAATGGCTTCCAGGAACTCCCGCTTTTTGAGAAGGAAAGCCTGCCCGTTCCCGCTGAAGCCGTTGTCGAAGGCCTGAAGAGGTACCAGGAAGCCAGCCTTCTCCTTATCCACCACGAAGCAGGGGATCGGCCTTCCCGTGGCGATGTCTGGGGCCTGGATTTCCCGGAAGATCTCCCTCTGTGTGTGGTACAGGTTCCGCCAGCGGGCGAGGAGGTGGGCCCGGTAGTCCCCCTTAGGACCCTCCGGAACGGAAAGCCCCATCCCCCGGAGGAAGCGCCGGGCAGGAGCCAAGGGGTCGTTCCCCTGCAAGAGGGAGGCCAGCTCGTCGGAGGTGGGAAAGGCCTCCTGCAGGAAGCGGAGGAAAAGGTCAGGGCGGATGGCCTTGAGGTGATCTTCTAGATCAGCGGAGCCCATCCCTTGGGGGAGGTGCTCGAAGGGGATGAACCAGGCCCGCCGCAGGATCTGCTCTTCGCTTCGGAAATGCTCCAGATTGGAGGTGAGGATCAGGGCCCGTCGTACCCCAGGGTCATCCCCTACCCCCTTTACCACCTGGGCCAGGCGGTTCTCCTCGGTGAGGTGCCGCGGCGGCACCTCGTCGATGGGCAAGGGGGCCCTCTCCTCTAGGTAGAGGTGGGCCTCCACGGTAGCCCCCTTGCTCCGGCCCGTCTCTTCTACCTGCCGATAGTGGCGAAAGGAAATGCCCCACGTAGCAGCGATGGCCCGGAGAATGGTGGTCTTGCCCGCTCCTGCCCGGCCCACCAAGAGGGCCACGATGGGGAAGCGGGTGGGGCTGCGCCCCTGCCGCCCTGCTTCCTCGCGCAGGAGGGGCAGGTAGGAGGAAGCGAAGCCGTACACTAGGGCTTCTCCTACGGCTTCGGCAAGGGAAGGGGAACCCCTCCTCGCTCCCTCCAGGAGGGCAGAAAGGGCCCGCAGGGTGGCCTCTACCCCCTGGGGGTCGGGGGAGAGGTCTTTGGCCAGGAGGCCTCGGTAGCGGGGTCCATCCGGAGCATACTCCAGCACGGGCACCTCCCTCAGGGCCCGCTCCACGAGACTTTGCAGGTAGGTCTCCTTGCCCCTCAAGCGGACGAGGTCCTCCGCTTTCCGCATCTCCCAGGTAAGCTCCTTCAGCGCCCTAAGCTCCGCTTCCTTTTCCCGCTCCGTCCGGTCCACCAGGGGCTTATGGGGGAGGAGGTTCACCACTACGATCCCCTTGGCCTCGGCCACCGCCCGCCTAACCTCCTCGGGGGGGAGGGCTGTGGGCATGAGGAGGAGGCTCTTCCCCTCCAAGCGTTTCCGCTCCCGCTCACCTAGGAGAGGCCTAGCCCGCTCCCTCTCCCCCTCGTACCAAGAAAGAAAGGCCTGGTAGACCTCGAGGCGGTCGGAAAAAGCGGCGATCTCCCCCTGGACCCCACTCCAAGCGCTCTGGGAAAGGTTGAGGCTACCGAGGATCGTCCGCACCCCCTTGGGGCCTTCCAGGAGATAGAGCTTGGCGTGGCTATTGGGGAGGAAGCGCACCTCGAGGCGCCGCT encodes:
- a CDS encoding TROVE domain-containing protein; this encodes MPLNPGPRVHPTHQGGRGFPASPQGELLLLVAGSLFSGDLFYEGAEEREARFTALAAEVTQQDPEFVALLATYARQVLGLRSGPSALVAHLFWWGPVEVAEGAAQRVWLRGDEHLETLAYTRAQGWRIRKALKRAVAQRLNAMSPQALLKYRWEGRGFRQRDALILCHPKAPDREHALVYEWLVRGREAQPEARALVETLLAERPTWERILSRKGSTPEAWREALPHLSGLALVRNLNNLHRHGLLEDPGVQAWLAQRLGDPRVARWGLFPYQWLQALLQGEELGYPQAVLSALEGALEASLPSLPFQGESLVLVDVSGSMYQPLSARSQATYALAAASLGALLYRATGGQLYGFDRHTIPLPYGPDAPLGQMVRHLLEAGGGGTYLGEALRRTLPAFPGPRVVILTDEQVADDAYTPLRRWLGEDPSRVAHVVNVAGYGPLAFPEGGVSRVAGFSGRLLELLAVLEAQDPKAHLRARVSEASLAEEEEEGEGQGR
- a CDS encoding IS256-like element ISTth4 family transposase: MFNRGAHLSTRRCPVDQDTLRILLREAVRETVAEVLQTVLELDRTAFLQVHGGRRNGYYPRKLETTFGQVDLKVPRDRESRYYPAFLKPYVRRLVDVGEVAVALYAAGVSQRKAAEILSLLLGHRYSHETLSALTDEVLEAAGAFRTRPLPEEMAFVYLDGLSLKVFREGEGIVRESVYVALGIAPNGERRVLGFWLLPTESALGWEGVLGELWQRGLRRVLLFITDGLPGLPEAIRRVYPQAEWQRCVVHGVRWSLSQVRARDRGLLAEDLRRVYGAESREEALGALEEVKAAWGSRYPGVVGLWVQDSGAFLRFYGYPKVLWPYLRSTNLMERFIREVRRGTKVRDHKFPKEEAVYKLLYLESERQEGRWAERKLKGFSEVKEVLEKMLQERYAPRTQTLTHNS